AGACTGCAGTGGCCTTGTGTCACGTCTGAATGGGCAAATGAATAAAGCAATATGTGAACTGACATATATCAGTGCATGATCCTCtgtcacaaaaaacacaaatgaatgtgCTCAGAATATTGTAAAGCTCCTACACACAGCAAATGTAATTTGACGCTTtaaggagagaaggaagaaattaacaaattattGTCTATTGGCAGTgatctaatgtgtgtgtgtgtgtgtgtgtgtttgtttgtttgtgtgtgtggttctttTACAGGGAGAGTGTTTGATCCTAACAAACACTGTGGCGTCCCGGACCCCGAGACTAAACAACCATGCACGCGGTCTCTCACCTGCAaggtaatacacacacacacacaaacacacaaccactTACACATACCACCTCTGTGTAATTTCTGCAGAGACTAATAGTTTCAGACTCTTCTTTCTGCTTCCTGTCTCAAACTGTAATAATATTGAAGGGCACACTTCAACACATGACTACCGAGGGACTCCAACCAAACATATgaccctgtctgtctctatgatATGCCTGCACTTTGTACACATTTCTCAGTTCGTGCAGTGCTGAATGAGTACAGGCCTACTCTATCCTTGATGGGGTAATAATAGATGTTGGATAGGGCTACAACATCTCTCTGCAGTAATACTCAATTTTACTGCCCTTTAATTACCTCTAGCAAGCTTTACTAATCACTTTAAGCTGGTTATTAAGTCATTAAAGATGTATCAGGCTAGTGTGCTGATTTTTTCTTTAGAGAGTTTTGTTCAACTTTAATTTATCTGTGGTAACCAGGACCTCAAGATAAGGACCTGACTGATCAAACCCATAGTAGAAAATCAGTCCTGCCCGGCCATTAATGACACATTTACTGTCCTACTTCAATTTTTATCAACTCTCGTAATGTAGGAAATGATTTGTCCAATATTTGAGACGGGTCCAAAGTGATTTTTGTCACTGAAAATGAGAACATCGGCTGTAATAAAGCAAACTTTTTACCTGGCTGAGGCCTCCTCCAGTGAGATAAGACTAACTCAAGTTGTGCTTTGGTAAATATCATATTGAGCTGATACTATCGATATTTCTGAATTTCAGGAATATACACCATTTGACCATCAATATGACTTTTGAATGGATACAGCCAGCCTTTTTCTTTCTATCGGTCATAACCTGCTTGAACCAGTAATTCCACAgcttcagacacacactctgttGGAAAACCAAATGTTTGATGGCTGGTTACCTTCCAAGGTAGTTGGAAGGGTAGACAGGCTTACCATGCACAAGGCAATATTTACCCGTGCTAGTCTGGTGTGACGTGGGCAGCAGCTTGGTGAAGTGATTATGGAACCTATCCTGAATTCAGAGACCTATGATTAAAGCCCCTGTGAGTGCAGCCATCAGCCCTGTTGATGTATGTTTGAGTTACACTCTGGATTCCTCACAGATCAATACTTTCATTAAGAAACTCACACTGGAACTAACCTCTCAACACTTAATGCTTATTAGCCCACAGAAGAAGATTTATGAAATTTAAATGaaccttttttctctctttttcattacAGACTCACTCTTTGTCCCACCGGCGAGCCGTCCCCGGCCGAAGGAAACATTTTGACATCCTCCTAGCCGAACACAAGGGACGGGcgaaggagaaggagggagcaAAGGAGAAAGACAAGGATGGAGCACAGGGAGAAAAGGAAGGCTGCAGCCAGAGTATCACATCACAGGAGAGTCCCAGCAAGCCTCACTGTCCAAACGGACGACCTTTGTCCACGCTGAAGCTACGGCTGGCAAATGCACACATACCCAGGTAGAACATAAACAGTAACTATGCATGTTTATATGGAGGCAAAGAAAGGCCATGCAACATTAAATCTCATAAACACCTGGCTGTTTAACCTAATCATACGTCTGCATGTATTCCCCTCTGTACAGATTTCAGTAGCCCTTCTTAAATGGTGCAACTtcaaattatttgtatttatttcttatttgtgACTTCATAaattcagaaaatgtaattCTTCAGTTTGTGAAAATTTAAATTGAAAGAGGAAGAACCACATTTGGTGTTTATATGTAGACCACTGAAATCTTTCAGTGTTCTTATCAGTAGTATTTAAAcctaaaattaatttaataattaaattattatgtgTCATCAGGAGTTTATGTATCATTTAGTACAAATAATactcatataaaataaataagactttTGATGTAGTGTTTTGTTAATGAGAGACTTTTAGTTGActtttttgctgcattttacCTAAACTTTGActtaaatgtgacttttaatACTTTTTCATGCCACTCGAGTTGAGTTGGACGAGACTCACAGACAGATGCTTGTCTGTTCGTGTTTTTTCCACCAGGGGATGCTGTAAACAAGCGTGAGACATTAGAAACCTTAGTAAAATGATGTGAATTGTGGCCTTGTGAAAGTGTTATGAGAAACTCATTTCCTCTTTCTATTTAGCAGATGATCCTCTGTTTGAGAAGGAAGTCATTTAGCCTTTTGTCACTgaagcaaacatttaaaatgattacaGCGTGAGGCCACATATGAGAGGAGCATTTGTGTTTACTTTCTTCCTTTCTTACttcctctcattctctccatcctcctctgcttttcCATGTTTTActactgttttctatttttttcttccgTCCTCTGGTCCTCATTTccatttctctgtcttcccctTCACCTCTTCTTCTTGTCGCTTTTTATTGTCTATTCTGTTGTTATTTAATTTCTTGACCCTTTTATGCACACTTATTTTATTCATCCTTGTGTTCTTCCAACATATCCACTCCAGGGTCCCAGGCAGTTCTACCACTTCCACTTCCAGTCCTCTGCCCCCGGCACCGGTCCCCGCCACAGCGCCAAACCCAGAGTCGTCCCCTCACAGCTGgttgacagcagcaggagatgGCGGTCAGTTCTCCAGTGATGAGGCAGACGGAGAGACCccagaagacacagaaagacCTGCCTTTCACTACTCTAATCACCACCCACAGCCAATAGGGGTAAATACTATTAGTCATACACCTCACTTACACAACTTCTATTCAGGGATTCCCACCTTTACTCCCCAGGATTTGATTTGATAAGCTATTTACAGGAATCATTTTTATCTATCTTCACTTGTAGCCTGTGTTTTCAttgcagaatttaaaaaacataaggGGAGTGCATTAGTCTGATTTCAGAATCTGAAATTAGAGAGTGGTGTTTTAAAGAAGAGTGTGACACTTTAGTAAGTACACATATTCCCTTTTTTGTCTAAGAGATAAATGCAAAGATTAATATCACTCTGTCTAATGAATATAAAGGTAAAGCAAGGAGCCTATTAGCTTAGCGCAAAAAGGGAAGGCGAAATAGAACATAGAAAGTTTCAAAAAGCCATCTACCAGCAGCCTTAAGGCTGGTTCCTCACCTGAAGTATTGACTTCCTTGAACTAATAGGCTTAAttttcaaaaatgtcaaaatgctcCTGCAAGGATAAACAAATAATCCAAGTCTTCACCTTTCTCTCACTCCCCTCCACCCCTTCTTCCCACCCCCAGTTTTGCGTATTTGGCAGCAGGCTTATGGGACGGGGCCACTATGTGTTCGACAGGCGATGGGACAAGATGAGGTTGGTGCTCCAGAGCATGGTGGAGAAACACCTTAACGCACAGATGTGGAGGTGAGTATGATTGTGCACTGATTGTTTTACTCATTAGATGTGTTTGGGCCTTATTGTGTAGGCAGAACGTCATTtttagagagaaagaaaggtgtgtttttgttttttaataaaaatcaagGGGAAACGGAACAGGTTAAAGATGCTGGATTGTCTAAAATTGGACTCCATCATTAATGTAAACTCTGAAAACTGATAATTAAGGTTTCATACATTggctttatttgtgtgtttctcactgTGTTCTAGGAAAGTGCCTCTGGCTGCTGAGagcctcctctccctctcctcctctgcttcttcccCTGTCACTTCACTTCAACAgactccatctcccacttccaccacttctcctctcctctcctccccgtCCAACTCCTACTCCTACACCGCCACCTTCCCGCAGTCTGCGTCCACAGCTGGGGTGTTCAGCATCCGAGACGCCCCACAGCCCCTCGCTCCTCTTTTGGGCAAAGCTCGTAACGGCGCACATAAAGTCAGCCGCCCATCCAAAGACATTCAGGACTATGTAGTGGGATctaagaagagaaaaaactcttcttcatctccttcttcttcttccttgttTTCAACTGTGGATAATCACAAGAGGAACGGCAGCAGCTGTCATTCAACGTTTCAAGGTTCAGGGGGGACAGCTCCCTCCCCAGCCAAGAAAAAGGGACTTGGGGGAAGTGGGCTTTGGCACAGTGCAGATGACTGGCTATCTCGATCTGATGTATCTCAAAGTCACAGTTCACACAACAGGTGGGTTGCAAGCTGTTTAGGCAACAGTAGAGAATAAATTGTGAATTGGATTCttgtctttagtttttattctttaaaagaTCTTGTTCATGTTTCTTGGTCTAACAAGAATAATGTAGTTTGTGAGAAGCACGTGAGAGGGTGACTTATTAAAAGTACAGCCATATGTAAACAGAGAGCACAGTGCCAGCAGTGCAAAGTCTGTGATGACTGGTGTTTGGCTTCCCACTGAAAAAGACAACAGTGTACAATCTGTTGGATCATTTTATACTTGTGTAAATAGATACTACTACATGGTGAAGGCTCAAGTGTAGTATGCTATATGAtggtaatgtttttttctcttctggtCCTCTGCAGTCGTGATATTGGCACCACCGGTATAGCCCACTCACCCAACAGGGAgccagcctcctcctcctcccatcaCCTTTTGGCTCCCCCTTCTGGGCCACTGGCTTATGtgggaggagcagagggaaggaagaggagaagccCGAGCTCCTACAGAGGGAAAGCCAGCAAGCTGAGCAGGTCGGGTGGACTGGAGAGCCTCTTTGGGAATGGGAGCGATAGTGGGGGACTACTGTCTCTGGGTCCTGAGTCTTCGAGACAGGTGGGTGTTACCTACAGGTTGTAACATACACTATATGACATGGTCCTAGTTGTGCTGTTGAGCTAATATGCTAAAAGTCGTTGTTTGAACAAGTGATTATAGGTTGAATATACTTTTATTTAGCATGTTTTAAAGTGAATCCACAAGTAATATCATGCAAGATATAATTATATCACATGTACAGAGCAGTAGACTATTAAGTACGTAAACAAAGAATTGCTCACTGCTCAGCATTGAGTTTGGTAAAAGAAAattatgtatttcttttaaaagtGATTTATCTTATAAGCCGCTGAATTGTCTCTGTCGTCCTCTCTGCAGGCCAAGTTGCATCACTGATAAAAACCCGTTTCACGGACAGAATGTTGGGCAGCTGTGCAGGCCACTGCCGTTTGTGACCTTCAACCTCACCACTATTTCACTGGCAGCACCAATCAGACAGCAGTATCTCTGCGATGTCACCCCTGTTTACCCAATGACAGTTCAGTTCACACGCTGCAACGCAGGAGTTCTGGAGTCTATGCCCACAGTCGGGCTGGCAGTCACTGCCGTTCTCTATCCCTACTCATGGATTGGTTCGATGAAAAGCTGCCGTGCATCACTGTGGACCGTGATCCTTTTCTGAACAAAACAGTGACATCCAAAAACTCTGAAAAGGGAATTTGCCTTGCTGAGCTTTCCAGACATTATTACTAATGCCACCACTGTACAATTTTTGGAGtgacagagtttattttgtGGTTCAGACCATTCAACTGGTTTCTGTGTTTGGTCAGCAGACTAGGAAAGAGGTCTGTGATTGATTTTGGGAGTTAGATTGTTGAAGGACCTACTGACACATCTACTGCAGGATTCAGACTTCAGCTATGCCACCTTTACAGCCCCCCTtacctttgttttcttttaatttgagCTTTTCATCTTTCTTAAAAGATGGAAAAGA
The window above is part of the Anabas testudineus chromosome 23, fAnaTes1.2, whole genome shotgun sequence genome. Proteins encoded here:
- the atxn7l1 gene encoding ataxin-7-like protein 1 isoform X2; its protein translation is MATLDRQIPSPDTCLLEPWSSFVGAAKLRFVDSADSPLDNGDKEHYCPGEDVKPSKEEMLLCSQFPALDDFYLVVCRVCNKVVTPQGILTHYEKRHGSPVPSRSPLVPMKPKAPAVAPAVAPSPGGTLAFRVPKDYPHSRFSKAPLAVYPPKGARNKTCVSLPVVSLEKMPCLSRADSASHVRLTSSSPSSSSSPSPLKPASLTSPGSQRSSEKITNGRGTSGPSTPHSTTPPSSLDRRPSPARSPLDRRPSSTPSPSPLDRKPSPSPSPSQRSVTLPSSLSSSPLEKKHQNGTKTSSRSYRRLSGRVFDPNKHCGVPDPETKQPCTRSLTCKTHSLSHRRAVPGRRKHFDILLAEHKGRAKEKEGAKEKDKDGAQGEKEGCSQSITSQESPSKPHCPNGRPLSTLKLRLANAHIPRVPGSSTTSTSSPLPPAPVPATAPNPESSPHSWLTAAGDGGQFSSDEADGETPEDTERPAFHYSNHHPQPIGFCVFGSRLMGRGHYVFDRRWDKMRLVLQSMVEKHLNAQMWRKVPLAAESLLSLSSSASSPVTSLQQTPSPTSTTSPLLSSPSNSYSYTATFPQSASTAGVFSIRDAPQPLAPLLGKARNGAHKVSRPSKDIQDYVVGSKKRKNSSSSPSSSSLFSTVDNHKRNGSSCHSTFQGSGGTAPSPAKKKGLGGSGLWHSADDWLSRSDVSQSHSSHNSRDIGTTGIAHSPNREPASSSSHHLLAPPSGPLAYVGGAEGRKRRSPSSYRGKASKLSRSGGLESLFGNGSDSGGLLSLGPESSRQAKLHH
- the atxn7l1 gene encoding ataxin-7-like protein 1 isoform X1, with the protein product MHSKNQKRHGSPVPSRSPLVPMKPKAPAVAPAVAPSPGGTLAFRVPKDYPHSRFSKAPLAVYPPKGARNKTCVSLPVVSLEKMPCLSRADSASHVRLTSSSPSSSSSPSPLKPASLTSPGSQRSSEKITNGRGTSGPSTPHSTTPPSSLDRRPSPARSPLDRRPSSTPSPSPLDRKPSPSPSPSQRSVTLPSSLSSSPLEKKHQNGTKTSSRSYRRLSGRVFDPNKHCGVPDPETKQPCTRSLTCKTHSLSHRRAVPGRRKHFDILLAEHKGRAKEKEGAKEKDKDGAQGEKEGCSQSITSQESPSKPHCPNGRPLSTLKLRLANAHIPRVPGSSTTSTSSPLPPAPVPATAPNPESSPHSWLTAAGDGGQFSSDEADGETPEDTERPAFHYSNHHPQPIGFCVFGSRLMGRGHYVFDRRWDKMRLVLQSMVEKHLNAQMWRKVPLAAESLLSLSSSASSPVTSLQQTPSPTSTTSPLLSSPSNSYSYTATFPQSASTAGVFSIRDAPQPLAPLLGKARNGAHKVSRPSKDIQDYVVGSKKRKNSSSSPSSSSLFSTVDNHKRNGSSCHSTFQGSGGTAPSPAKKKGLGGSGLWHSADDWLSRSDVSQSHSSHNSRDIGTTGIAHSPNREPASSSSHHLLAPPSGPLAYVGGAEGRKRRSPSSYRGKASKLSRSGGLESLFGNGSDSGGLLSLGPESSRQAKLHH